A region of Curvibacter sp. AEP1-3 DNA encodes the following proteins:
- a CDS encoding acyl-CoA desaturase, which yields MGIFFVPFDWSLVWLTLLTFSFRTFGWEAGHHRYFSHRSFKTSRAFQLILACLGASSGHKGPIWWATLHRAHHKHADMPLDPHSPVQKGRMYAYIGWVLDSANADTDLDAAKDLSKFPELVWVNKYHYLFPYILLIGVFSIGQFSDILGPKVNGFSAVIWAFFFSTFLSLQGGFFVNVFTHGPIPKFIGYRTFETRDTTSNNWLLCLLSFGASWHNNHHRYMNSARAGFYWWELDMTYLVLRVLSFFHIVWDLHEVPAAVLLEGKSGAMTIVNK from the coding sequence ATGGGGATTTTCTTTGTCCCCTTCGACTGGTCACTAGTGTGGCTCACATTGCTAACGTTCAGCTTCCGAACCTTTGGGTGGGAGGCGGGACATCATCGATATTTCTCTCATAGGAGCTTCAAAACCTCCCGAGCCTTTCAATTAATACTAGCGTGTTTGGGGGCATCATCTGGGCACAAAGGCCCAATTTGGTGGGCGACATTGCACAGAGCGCATCATAAGCATGCTGATATGCCACTGGATCCGCATAGTCCTGTGCAAAAAGGACGAATGTACGCATACATCGGCTGGGTTTTGGATTCGGCAAATGCAGATACCGATCTAGACGCCGCGAAAGATCTATCTAAGTTTCCTGAGCTGGTGTGGGTTAATAAATATCACTATTTGTTCCCTTATATCTTACTCATCGGAGTCTTTTCAATTGGCCAGTTTTCTGACATTTTGGGGCCCAAAGTTAATGGATTTTCAGCAGTAATTTGGGCTTTTTTCTTCAGCACGTTCTTGTCGCTGCAAGGAGGTTTCTTTGTCAACGTGTTTACGCATGGGCCAATACCCAAGTTCATAGGCTATAGAACATTTGAAACGCGCGATACAACGTCCAACAATTGGCTGCTATGTTTATTGAGCTTCGGAGCGTCTTGGCATAACAACCATCATCGATATATGAATTCAGCTAGGGCTGGGTTTTATTGGTGGGAATTGGATATGACCTATCTTGTATTGAGAGTACTTTCGTTTTTTCACATTGTTTGGGATTTGCACGAAGTGCCAGCTGCCGTTCTGCTCGAAGGAAAATCCGGTGCAATGACCATTGTCAACAAGTAA
- a CDS encoding patatin-like phospholipase family protein has translation MNNLRSLNSLRLSEIDTLAFAGGGNRCWWQGGALTHLLSRGMSLPRQLVGTSAGAAVATSCVTADPEFALNACIDLYATNQSIFNWTALSRGKFQFAHQHIYPAWIESFLNPKTFSALEKSGTKIKVGVTRPAPWLGMAGSVAFGTLAYLIDKHIWHSIHPRLPKLFGLRQAFIDLDQCSTVSDAHSVLCAAAAAPPILQSRFVSNFRAIDGGYTDNAPIHKQDQDEQRRTLVLLTRNYPNLPQMFNWRGRNYWQPSKRVPVSTWDCTTHTTVRDAFDLGKMDAIKALDTGILKIA, from the coding sequence ATGAATAATCTTCGCTCACTGAACTCGCTACGTCTTTCTGAAATCGACACTCTCGCATTTGCTGGCGGTGGAAATCGTTGTTGGTGGCAAGGTGGTGCTCTTACGCATCTGCTCAGCAGGGGGATGAGCCTTCCCAGGCAATTGGTTGGAACAAGTGCGGGGGCGGCGGTAGCTACCTCATGTGTGACTGCTGACCCTGAATTTGCATTGAATGCCTGTATTGATCTTTACGCCACTAATCAAAGTATTTTTAATTGGACGGCCCTTTCTCGGGGGAAATTTCAATTTGCACATCAGCATATATATCCGGCATGGATAGAGTCCTTTCTGAATCCGAAAACATTCTCTGCATTGGAAAAATCTGGAACGAAAATCAAAGTGGGGGTGACTCGGCCGGCACCTTGGCTAGGAATGGCCGGCTCCGTTGCATTTGGAACGCTTGCATATTTGATCGATAAGCATATTTGGCACAGCATCCATCCTCGGTTGCCAAAGCTATTTGGATTGCGGCAGGCTTTCATTGATCTGGACCAATGCTCAACCGTTTCAGACGCGCATTCTGTATTGTGCGCGGCGGCGGCGGCGCCCCCTATCTTGCAATCACGATTTGTTAGTAATTTCAGAGCGATTGACGGTGGATACACGGACAATGCGCCGATACATAAGCAAGATCAGGATGAACAACGGCGAACCTTGGTACTTTTGACGCGCAATTATCCAAACCTACCTCAAATGTTTAATTGGAGAGGGCGGAACTACTGGCAGCCTAGCAAACGTGTTCCCGTTTCTACTTGGGATTGCACAACGCATACGACGGTTCGAGACGCTTTCGATCTTGGAAAGATGGATGCCATAAAGGCGTTGGATACAGGGATTTTGAAGATTGCGTAA
- a CDS encoding TnsA endonuclease N-terminal domain-containing protein, producing the protein MPVRKIPKNHLFVTGAYSSRKSEVMDPFESLLEKDYLLALDFDDAVESFEVQPVRIPVKGVPRGYVPDVLVKYRPDPESGQNRKPLLAEVKRSDFLKKHAADYAPKFAAAQVYAESLGWEFRTVDETEIRLPRLANIKFLREYRNVDPLETDCMRVLQAMADNHGVSSSERILATLALTDNERLHWLPVIWSMLFQRRLHTDLDTPFGGDVELQLPGAAL; encoded by the coding sequence ATGCCTGTTCGCAAGATCCCCAAAAACCACCTGTTCGTCACCGGGGCCTACTCAAGTCGTAAAAGCGAGGTAATGGACCCTTTTGAGTCTCTTCTTGAGAAAGACTACCTGCTGGCTCTGGACTTTGATGATGCTGTGGAATCATTCGAGGTGCAACCCGTTCGTATTCCAGTGAAGGGGGTACCGAGGGGCTATGTTCCCGACGTCCTCGTGAAATACCGACCGGATCCCGAGTCGGGCCAGAACCGGAAACCGCTACTCGCAGAAGTGAAGCGCAGCGACTTTCTGAAGAAACACGCCGCGGATTACGCACCCAAATTTGCTGCAGCGCAGGTCTATGCCGAGTCCCTCGGGTGGGAGTTCCGGACGGTCGATGAAACGGAAATCCGCCTCCCTCGGTTGGCCAACATCAAGTTCTTGCGGGAGTACCGCAACGTTGACCCATTGGAAACGGATTGCATGCGTGTGTTGCAAGCCATGGCTGACAACCATGGGGTTTCGTCCTCCGAGCGCATCCTGGCCACTCTGGCGTTGACCGACAACGAACGACTTCACTGGTTGCCGGTAATCTGGAGCATGCTTTTCCAGCGGCGCTTGCATACTGACTTAGATACTCCTTTCGGCGGTGATGTCGAGTTGCAATTGCCAGGAGCTGCGCTATGA
- a CDS encoding phenylacetate--CoA ligase family protein encodes MNTFIGAAIQFFTMIRKMREHKRNEHLTKHSLQVLQLKKFRKLVKHAYKYSPYYRELIEKRSINVNTCIPSDFPILTKELVVENFDRISTERSINKKSISDFLANSKNPADLFLGKYYIVHTSGSNGQVAYFPFSRRDWACGFSHISRTRKVPVPFSPTKIACYLAADGHYAGVSWATTGKQFINKMFFNVLTLEINSPLDETIKKLNDFQPELLTGYPSSLAVLAQKQREGILRISPRNVELGGEPSTPEDAENLRAAFRSGIVNYYGSTEFMVMGASPLNTSSIKLYEDDLHFELNDDHSIVTSLFNHTFPLIRYRMGDVLMPENAVEEEHPYQMIRGIIGRSESAPQFINEDGANDFISPHTINEIFVPGVARFQMRVQTSESFSFLVCMEKGLSSTEIANAIDLLKSRIRQILQKKKMSNVYFEIHHVDELLVDPATRKFRLIVNEVNAESQHLQLQAMRA; translated from the coding sequence ATGAATACGTTCATCGGTGCTGCAATTCAGTTCTTTACCATGATTCGCAAAATGCGAGAACATAAGAGGAATGAACACTTAACAAAACATTCGCTGCAAGTATTGCAACTAAAGAAGTTTAGAAAACTAGTTAAGCATGCTTACAAATACTCCCCATATTATCGAGAGTTGATTGAAAAGCGATCAATTAATGTAAATACTTGCATTCCATCCGACTTCCCAATTTTGACTAAAGAGTTGGTTGTAGAGAATTTTGATCGGATATCAACTGAACGGAGCATAAATAAAAAATCTATATCTGATTTTTTGGCCAATTCGAAAAATCCCGCAGATCTCTTTCTCGGGAAATACTATATCGTCCATACTTCCGGTTCAAATGGACAAGTCGCTTACTTTCCTTTTTCTCGTCGAGACTGGGCTTGCGGCTTTTCTCATATAAGTAGGACTAGAAAAGTACCCGTGCCTTTCTCGCCAACGAAAATTGCCTGCTACCTTGCAGCTGATGGGCATTACGCAGGCGTCTCCTGGGCAACGACAGGGAAGCAATTCATCAACAAAATGTTTTTCAATGTTTTAACTCTGGAGATTAATTCCCCATTGGATGAAACCATTAAAAAATTAAATGATTTTCAGCCTGAACTGTTGACAGGCTACCCCTCAAGTCTCGCCGTGCTTGCTCAAAAACAGCGAGAAGGCATCTTACGCATTTCTCCACGAAACGTTGAATTAGGGGGCGAGCCTTCAACCCCCGAGGACGCGGAGAATTTAAGAGCAGCCTTTCGTAGCGGCATCGTAAATTATTATGGAAGTACGGAATTTATGGTGATGGGGGCCTCTCCACTCAACACCTCGTCAATTAAATTGTATGAAGACGATCTGCATTTTGAATTAAATGATGACCATTCCATTGTCACTTCTCTTTTTAACCATACGTTCCCCCTAATTCGATATCGTATGGGAGATGTGCTGATGCCGGAGAATGCTGTTGAAGAGGAGCACCCCTATCAAATGATACGAGGCATCATTGGTCGATCCGAATCAGCTCCTCAATTTATAAATGAGGATGGAGCTAATGATTTTATAAGTCCTCATACGATTAATGAAATATTCGTTCCTGGAGTTGCGCGTTTTCAAATGCGTGTGCAGACTTCAGAGTCTTTCAGTTTTTTGGTGTGCATGGAAAAAGGGTTGAGTTCGACAGAGATTGCCAACGCAATAGATTTGTTAAAATCCCGAATTCGGCAAATTCTTCAAAAGAAGAAGATGAGTAACGTGTACTTTGAGATACACCATGTCGATGAACTCTTGGTGGATCCCGCAACCAGAAAATTTCGCCTAATTGTCAATGAGGTTAATGCCGAGTCGCAGCACCTTCAATTGCAAGCCATGCGAGCGTAA
- a CDS encoding TniB family NTP-binding protein — translation MTDATQAYPHLNDAARALVDAADAVRIKSIQSGTWLGYGKAKEILARLEELLEYPRITRMPNMLLVAPSFNGKTSILERFLELHPVDLDATAEVTTCPVVMVESPPTPDVSAFYTRILDALMAPYKPTSSPQEKNSQVKLLFKQMGVKMLIIDEIHHLIAGSMNKQRDFRNALKSLGNETKVVIVAAGIEDAYNAFNTDPQMSSRFTPEVLPLWKADVHFGSLLATLEKRTPLKKASDLKSPEKMQAIHDRSEGTLGDMCDLFKALAIDAIRTGAEEIALEQIGALRWLPPSRRKEHQRF, via the coding sequence ATGACTGATGCGACGCAAGCCTATCCGCATCTCAACGATGCAGCCAGGGCACTGGTAGACGCCGCGGATGCCGTGCGCATCAAGTCGATTCAATCCGGCACTTGGTTGGGTTACGGCAAGGCCAAAGAGATACTGGCGCGCCTGGAAGAGCTGCTGGAATATCCACGCATAACGCGCATGCCCAATATGTTGCTGGTAGCACCTTCGTTCAACGGTAAGACGTCCATTTTGGAGCGCTTCCTGGAACTACATCCGGTTGACCTGGATGCGACAGCCGAGGTGACGACCTGTCCTGTGGTGATGGTGGAATCCCCGCCTACGCCAGATGTGTCCGCGTTTTACACACGGATCTTGGATGCATTGATGGCACCTTATAAACCCACGAGTTCTCCCCAGGAAAAGAACTCCCAGGTCAAGCTGCTGTTCAAGCAGATGGGCGTCAAGATGTTGATCATTGATGAAATCCATCACCTGATCGCCGGGAGCATGAATAAGCAAAGAGACTTCAGGAATGCGCTGAAGAGCCTTGGCAATGAAACCAAGGTGGTTATCGTGGCAGCGGGCATCGAGGATGCGTACAACGCATTCAATACCGATCCCCAGATGTCTAGTCGGTTCACGCCCGAAGTACTACCACTGTGGAAGGCCGATGTGCACTTTGGTAGCTTGCTGGCTACCTTGGAGAAACGCACACCACTTAAGAAAGCCTCTGACCTCAAGTCGCCCGAAAAAATGCAAGCCATCCATGACCGCAGCGAGGGGACGTTGGGCGACATGTGTGATCTCTTCAAGGCGTTGGCGATTGATGCCATCCGGACGGGGGCCGAGGAAATTGCCCTAGAACAAATCGGTGCGCTGCGCTGGCTGCCCCCATCCAGGCGCAAAGAGCATCAACGGTTCTAA
- a CDS encoding ferritin translates to MTTMLFPTLYERLESCRWNMRSSIPWHEFDPSKLSERQKHGIKMNAILEWSAMPTAEMFLRDNSHDVDFSAFVSIWFFEEQKHSLVLLEYLRRFAPEYLPTEQELSAVRFSFDPAPPLESLALHFCGEVRLNLWYRCASLYHSEPVIKSIYGILANDEARHARAYCDYMKKELGRDGLNARLAFSKIGVLMTNARMNKAMHPTNLHVNKTLFPNDTVNGRLPDPDWLSTWLDQEIQFDSEWEIGVEKGILGNLSSLLNEDFKNAHALRTYRKDLTKNTEMA, encoded by the coding sequence ATGACAACAATGTTATTTCCAACTCTGTATGAACGGCTTGAAAGTTGCCGTTGGAATATGAGGTCCAGCATTCCATGGCACGAATTCGATCCAAGCAAGTTGAGCGAGCGCCAGAAGCATGGAATCAAAATGAATGCAATTTTGGAGTGGTCCGCGATGCCCACCGCCGAAATGTTTTTACGAGACAACAGCCATGATGTGGACTTCTCAGCCTTTGTTTCTATATGGTTCTTTGAGGAACAAAAGCACAGCCTAGTATTGCTTGAATATCTGCGGCGCTTTGCGCCCGAATACCTCCCAACCGAGCAAGAACTCAGCGCGGTTCGTTTTTCATTTGATCCGGCACCTCCACTAGAAAGCTTGGCTTTGCATTTCTGCGGCGAAGTGCGCTTGAACTTGTGGTATCGATGCGCAAGTCTTTATCACTCGGAACCCGTCATCAAAAGCATATATGGAATATTGGCGAACGATGAAGCAAGACACGCTCGCGCCTATTGTGACTACATGAAGAAGGAACTTGGTCGTGACGGATTGAACGCACGCCTCGCATTTTCCAAGATTGGTGTACTAATGACAAATGCAAGGATGAATAAAGCCATGCACCCAACAAATCTTCACGTCAATAAAACCCTGTTCCCGAATGACACTGTAAACGGCCGACTACCCGATCCAGACTGGCTGTCGACCTGGTTGGACCAAGAGATTCAATTCGACTCCGAATGGGAGATAGGCGTTGAAAAGGGGATTCTTGGAAACCTTTCTAGCCTGCTAAATGAAGATTTTAAAAATGCGCATGCGTTACGCACGTATCGTAAAGATTTGACCAAAAACACGGAAATGGCGTAA
- a CDS encoding phosphopantetheine-binding protein has translation MTTFEKILADVKEVILDTIDVAPEKIIPTASLRDDLDADSLDSIEIVMALEDKFAVVFLQEVTEKLVTVNDLVCHIETMVIDAAASVV, from the coding sequence ATGACTACGTTCGAAAAAATCTTGGCAGATGTTAAAGAAGTGATTCTCGACACAATTGATGTTGCCCCGGAAAAAATCATACCTACCGCATCACTTCGAGATGATTTGGATGCTGATTCACTCGACAGCATCGAAATTGTCATGGCTCTTGAGGATAAGTTTGCGGTGGTTTTTCTGCAGGAAGTGACCGAGAAATTAGTTACTGTAAATGACCTCGTTTGCCACATTGAAACCATGGTGATCGATGCGGCTGCAAGTGTCGTGTGA
- a CDS encoding Mu transposase C-terminal domain-containing protein, with protein sequence MNDRTTPTQYWVTKGATVTNGGREYVILNLADVNLVLARDIETGNKVLLKMGDIGPPTLVAEKPAAKTVEPELLDVTEFDWAIAQKRREWIEPLLLSRYQRSNALYDEIAAEAQVSRATVYRWVTAYRATGTLSSLLPMYRNRGGKAKPRIAPEVEAIIAKTLAEFHDTDQHVSIAATIKEIRRLCSNAELKLPAVNTIRARLNQTNGPERTRLRYGAAVAHAKHQPIKGVIPDADWPLSIVQIDHTLLPVMIVDDKHRKSIKRAWITLAIDVFSRVCLGMYLSLEAPSAMSAGMCISHAILPKDAWLRRRSIVSVDWNMWGVMGILHMDNAREFRGDMLKSACRVYDIDIHLRPVKKPRYGAHIERLMGTVTEGLKTLKGATFSGPEELYEYDAEGNACMTMDEIEKWLVLFFARYHLEDHGGIGMPPLEKWRQGLLGTKDKPGRGLPARRTDEELLRINFTPFIERTIQAYGVVIDDVHYYHDVLRAWMGVMDPEFPKHKRKFKFHRDPRDISQLYFYDELSKRYVTIPYRDSSLPPVSIWELRNAQGLAEKRGISKENEKAVFAIINEQRALEEDAAGKTKVARREAQRRTEHEKTRAEKKKTMPNVSAPAKSATPPPAVHGYNPDDVQALDDE encoded by the coding sequence ATGAACGACCGCACCACCCCCACCCAGTATTGGGTTACCAAAGGGGCAACAGTCACCAATGGTGGGCGTGAGTACGTCATCTTGAATCTGGCGGACGTCAATCTTGTTCTTGCCAGAGACATTGAGACTGGCAACAAAGTGCTCCTCAAAATGGGTGATATCGGGCCACCCACGCTTGTAGCGGAGAAGCCTGCGGCAAAAACTGTGGAGCCGGAGCTCCTTGACGTCACCGAGTTCGACTGGGCCATCGCCCAGAAAAGACGCGAGTGGATTGAGCCCTTGTTGCTGAGTCGCTACCAGCGATCTAACGCGCTGTACGACGAGATTGCGGCAGAAGCCCAAGTCAGCAGGGCCACGGTGTACCGCTGGGTCACCGCGTATCGCGCTACCGGCACGCTCTCGTCTCTCCTGCCGATGTACCGCAATCGCGGCGGCAAAGCAAAGCCGCGTATTGCACCGGAGGTGGAGGCCATCATTGCAAAGACCTTGGCAGAGTTTCACGACACCGACCAGCACGTGTCTATCGCTGCGACCATCAAAGAGATCCGGCGCTTGTGCTCCAACGCCGAACTCAAGCTACCTGCGGTCAATACGATACGCGCCAGATTGAATCAGACCAACGGGCCAGAAAGGACGCGATTGCGCTATGGCGCCGCCGTGGCCCACGCCAAACATCAACCGATCAAGGGCGTTATTCCTGACGCTGATTGGCCGTTAAGCATTGTACAGATCGATCACACCTTGCTGCCCGTGATGATCGTGGACGACAAGCACCGCAAGTCCATCAAACGAGCTTGGATCACCTTGGCAATCGATGTGTTCAGCAGGGTGTGTTTGGGCATGTACCTTTCGCTGGAGGCTCCTTCTGCAATGTCAGCTGGCATGTGCATCAGCCACGCGATTCTTCCCAAGGACGCTTGGTTGCGCCGAAGGAGCATAGTTAGCGTGGATTGGAACATGTGGGGTGTCATGGGTATTCTTCACATGGACAACGCGCGCGAGTTTCGAGGTGACATGCTGAAGTCGGCTTGCAGGGTTTATGACATCGATATCCATCTACGCCCGGTCAAGAAGCCGCGCTATGGAGCCCACATTGAACGCCTCATGGGGACCGTCACTGAGGGACTCAAGACTTTGAAAGGGGCAACATTTTCGGGTCCGGAAGAACTCTACGAGTACGACGCTGAGGGCAATGCCTGCATGACCATGGATGAGATCGAAAAGTGGCTTGTGCTGTTTTTTGCTCGGTACCACTTGGAGGATCATGGTGGTATTGGCATGCCTCCGTTGGAGAAGTGGCGGCAAGGGTTGCTGGGAACCAAAGACAAACCTGGTCGTGGCTTGCCCGCCAGACGCACTGACGAAGAACTTCTCAGAATCAACTTTACTCCATTCATCGAACGCACCATTCAGGCCTATGGCGTCGTCATTGATGACGTCCATTACTACCACGATGTGTTGCGGGCCTGGATGGGCGTGATGGACCCGGAGTTTCCCAAGCACAAGCGCAAATTCAAATTCCATCGCGACCCTCGCGACATCAGTCAGCTCTACTTTTACGACGAACTTTCAAAGCGATACGTGACGATCCCCTACCGCGATAGCAGTTTGCCGCCGGTCAGCATTTGGGAGCTGCGCAATGCGCAGGGGTTGGCTGAAAAGCGCGGCATTTCCAAAGAAAACGAAAAGGCAGTCTTTGCCATCATCAATGAGCAGCGCGCTTTGGAAGAGGATGCGGCCGGCAAGACCAAGGTAGCCCGTCGCGAAGCACAACGACGGACTGAGCATGAGAAGACCAGGGCTGAGAAGAAGAAAACCATGCCCAATGTGTCAGCACCCGCGAAATCTGCGACTCCGCCGCCAGCGGTCCACGGCTACAACCCCGATGACGTGCAAGCGTTGGATGACGAATGA
- a CDS encoding alpha/beta hydrolase has product MNSISLPQKAKRTTEIGFADKPAIKLIRQCFPPLSAVVPAIAARLALKLFLTPQRFRTPSWESEKLKSAVESRIRTSTSEVAVYKWGNGEERVLLCHSWGGRGSQLGAFVEPLLNNGFSVVAFDAPAHGKSSGKTTDMMEYTAAVHSVVEKHGPFHSIIGHSFGAGNTMFAKQLYKFQVTKTVLIGCFSDAAWITDRFGELLNIPQKTIQRMREVLEVKHAPRLSWKKLDIVSMVNSDPSEILLVHDQDDVEIPFFHAEEFINRCKPVRKIETIVTAGLGHRKILRDDRTISGVCSFIGKANNK; this is encoded by the coding sequence ATGAACTCGATATCACTACCTCAGAAGGCTAAGCGCACTACGGAAATCGGATTCGCGGATAAGCCAGCAATAAAGCTGATTCGCCAGTGCTTTCCACCGTTGTCTGCAGTTGTACCCGCAATAGCTGCGCGACTTGCGCTGAAGTTATTCTTAACACCTCAGCGATTCCGGACGCCATCCTGGGAATCAGAAAAACTTAAGTCTGCTGTTGAGAGTCGTATTCGCACCAGCACCTCTGAAGTCGCCGTATATAAATGGGGAAACGGAGAAGAAAGAGTACTGCTTTGTCACTCTTGGGGCGGGCGTGGTAGTCAGTTGGGCGCTTTTGTAGAACCACTACTCAACAACGGATTTTCTGTGGTTGCTTTTGACGCGCCGGCACACGGCAAATCATCAGGAAAGACGACGGACATGATGGAATACACCGCCGCCGTGCACAGTGTCGTTGAGAAACACGGTCCATTTCATTCAATCATTGGACACTCATTTGGTGCGGGCAACACAATGTTCGCAAAGCAGCTATATAAATTTCAAGTTACTAAAACAGTATTGATAGGCTGCTTTTCGGACGCAGCCTGGATCACTGACCGGTTTGGTGAATTGCTAAATATTCCCCAGAAAACCATCCAACGTATGCGTGAAGTCTTGGAGGTCAAACATGCTCCTCGGCTAAGTTGGAAAAAACTAGACATCGTTTCCATGGTGAATTCAGACCCCTCGGAAATTTTACTTGTTCATGATCAAGACGATGTTGAGATTCCATTTTTCCATGCTGAAGAATTCATCAACCGATGCAAGCCCGTGAGGAAAATTGAAACAATCGTAACCGCTGGATTGGGGCATCGAAAAATCCTACGAGATGATCGAACAATCTCCGGAGTCTGCAGCTTCATTGGAAAAGCGAATAACAAATAA
- a CDS encoding SAM-dependent methyltransferase — protein sequence MATKEDIQFHYDVDNNFYQSFLDKTYRAYSCGVWRTAETLELAQQHKLDRLCRFANVSRGDAILDVGCGWGGLMERAIQKFGASSAHGLTLSADQTSFIKELARPDISVDLRSWQDFNSFTNHYDAIISIGAFEHFASLEDRQLNRHRDVYKKFFQWCRKVSKDDAHVALQTIVTSRQPRTLSEVRDTRYLLEKVFPGSALPSISDIQASVSDVYEISSAKRIGLDYARTLSHWEARLKEHEQETINNYGRPLYDHYMSYFSQARRSFEAGVVDLYQISLQPVKQARVVF from the coding sequence ATGGCAACAAAAGAAGACATTCAATTTCACTACGACGTTGACAATAATTTTTATCAATCATTTCTCGACAAGACCTACCGAGCATACAGCTGCGGCGTGTGGCGAACAGCGGAAACGCTTGAGCTGGCGCAACAGCACAAATTAGATCGTCTGTGTCGATTTGCCAACGTGTCTCGTGGAGATGCAATCTTGGATGTCGGATGCGGTTGGGGTGGCCTTATGGAGCGCGCTATCCAGAAGTTTGGAGCTAGCTCCGCACACGGACTCACTTTAAGCGCGGATCAAACCAGCTTCATCAAGGAATTGGCACGACCGGATATTTCGGTAGATTTGCGCTCGTGGCAAGACTTCAATAGCTTTACAAATCACTATGACGCAATCATTTCAATTGGAGCGTTTGAGCACTTTGCTTCGCTCGAAGATAGACAATTGAACCGCCATCGTGACGTGTATAAGAAGTTTTTCCAGTGGTGCAGGAAGGTTTCAAAGGACGACGCGCACGTTGCGCTACAGACAATTGTTACCTCAAGGCAACCCAGAACCCTTTCAGAGGTACGTGATACGAGGTACCTGCTAGAAAAGGTCTTCCCTGGCTCTGCGTTGCCAAGCATCAGCGATATCCAAGCGTCAGTGAGTGACGTATATGAAATCTCAAGTGCGAAGCGCATTGGCCTCGACTATGCGCGAACACTCAGTCATTGGGAGGCTCGCCTAAAAGAGCATGAGCAAGAGACCATCAATAACTATGGACGCCCACTCTATGACCACTACATGTCATATTTTTCTCAGGCCCGTCGTAGTTTTGAAGCCGGAGTAGTCGATCTTTATCAGATTTCCCTACAGCCTGTAAAGCAAGCGCGGGTCGTATTTTAA
- a CDS encoding acyl-CoA thioesterase, which yields MPPRPFISTSEFSPFPYEVDFTGFLSNTVAVRWMEQLRVKMMSDHFSDVDAGDPSNLSVIAKTDVNYLRPIAYGDSIIGSVWVNMVMRSRWEVGFSFISKINGQQTIVGTQIGAFLSPISLLPTRVPQSIADKFKNYC from the coding sequence ATGCCTCCTCGGCCATTTATTTCGACTTCCGAATTCAGCCCATTTCCATACGAAGTGGATTTCACGGGATTCTTGAGCAACACAGTCGCGGTCAGATGGATGGAGCAGCTGCGCGTAAAGATGATGTCAGACCATTTTTCTGATGTCGATGCCGGGGACCCTAGCAATCTCTCCGTCATCGCAAAAACGGACGTCAATTATCTTCGCCCCATTGCTTACGGAGACTCCATTATCGGATCGGTATGGGTAAATATGGTTATGAGGTCGCGCTGGGAAGTGGGATTTAGCTTTATTTCGAAAATCAACGGCCAACAAACAATTGTGGGTACCCAGATTGGGGCATTTCTTAGCCCTATATCGCTTCTTCCAACTCGAGTTCCGCAGAGTATCGCGGACAAATTTAAAAACTATTGTTAA